The DNA region GGTCGTCCCAGTAGAGCGAGGCCCGGCCCGACAGGTGATCGACATCGACCGTTGCCGTCGACGCATCGGGAAGGCGCATCGCGAACCGTGTGCGCTGCAATGAGAGGGAGGGGCGGAACGGTGGCAATGGCGCGCCCGGCTCCGGGGCGGGCTTCGACCACGCCCCCGCATCGCCGTCGAGGCACTTGAACCCGTCGAAGCCGTAAGGATCCTCCCGCGCCGCACCGGTCCAGGGATCGTGCCGGTCGTTCATGTCTCCCCTGTCCGGGGTCGTGGCCGGGCAGAGCACCGCCACGACGCCCTTCTAGCATGCCCGTGCTAGCAAAGTAGCACGGGCATGCCAAAAACGACTAGGATGGGGTCATGCCCAAGAGAGCCAACCCGGATATCCGCCGAGAGCAGGTCGCCGACGCCGTGATCGAGGAGATCGCCGCGCACGGGATCCGCTCGGTGACCCTCGCCCGGATCTCCGCACGCACCGGCCTGGCCATCGGGAGCATCCGGCACTACTTCGGCGACACCGTCCGCGAGGTCATGCGCTTCACACTGGACGTTCTCCTGCAGCGCGCCGCGCGCCGCGCCGCGACGATGTCCGACGACCCGGTCGCACGGATCGTGGATGTGATCGCATTCGCCGCTCCGACCACTGAGCAGGAGCGCCGGGAGAACATCGCTCTCGTCGAATACCGTGTCCTGGCCCGCACGGACGCGGAACTCGCGGCCGACGTCGCGGCTACTTCCCTCGCGGGCGCAGAGGTGTTCCTCTCGTTGCTGCGCGATGCGCTGGCCGACCGCTCGGTCGACGAGGAGGCGCTCCACCGTGAGGCGCTCCTGCTGTTCGCCCTGGTCGAGGGCTTCTCGTTCAGTTCGGCGCTGTTCTCCGCCCCGTTGCGCGAGGCAGATGTCCGTGCAATCGTGACCGCGGCCCTGCAACGCCTGCGCGACGCCTTTCCGCCTTCATCGGAGGCCGTCGAGGGAGCGGCTGGAACTCCTGAGGCCACCGAGGAGTCACGGAGCCACCGCTAAGCAGTTTCGTTTGGATCAGTTGGTCGTTGGTCCGGGTGTGCCATTGACTGATGCGCGGTGGGCGCGGATTGAGCCCTTACTCCCGGACCGCACGCCGAAGCGGGGTGGCCGCTGACGGGACCATCGTGAGGTGATCGACGCAATCGCCTACAAGTTCCAGACCGGCACGCAGTGGGTCCACCTGCCGAAGAAGTACGGCAACTGGCGGGGCGTCTACAACCGGCTGCGGATGTGGGCTGTCAACGGCACTTGGGAGCGGGTGTTCACCGCTCTGGTGGCCCAGGCCGACGCGGGCGAGGACCTCAACTGGGCCGTCTCGGTGGACTCAACGATCGTGCGGGCCCACCAGCACGCGGCCGGGACCCGCAAAAAGGGGCCCCGGCCGGCGAACCCGACGACCATGCCATCGGCCGCTCCCGCGGCGGGCTGACCACGAAGATCCACCTCGCGGCCGATGCCCGCTGCCGGCCTCTGGCGTTCATTCGCACCGCAGGCCAGGCGGGTGACGTACCCGCCTTCACCGACGTCATGGCCCGCCTGCGCGTTCCCCGTCGGCGAGGACGGCCTCGCACCAGGCCGGACCTGGTCCTGGCCGACAAGGCGTCTCCTCCCGCGCGATCCGCGAGCACCTGCGCAAGCGCGGCATCCGAGCAGTGATCCCTGTTCCTGCTGACCAGCGCACGCACCGGCTACGTCGGGGCAGCAGGGGCGGCAGGCCACCGGCCTTCGACCGTGAGACCTACAAGCAGCGCAACACCGTCGAGCGGTGCATCAACCGCCTCAAGCAGTGGCGTGGCATCGCCACCCGCTACGCGAAGACCGCCACCATCTACCTGGCCGGACTCCACATCGCGGGCATCTTCCTCGGAGGAGCGGGACCTCAAGCTGGGTGCCTGGATCGGGAACCAGCGGAGCAGGGCCGCGAGGCTGTCGCCGGAACGGGTGGAGCATCTCTCCACCATCGACGGTTTCTGTCCGCGTTCAGCGGCATCTCGCCCCACTTCCGGCCCCGCCGCCATCTGATGCCCGCACACCACTATCGCGCCGAGATGACCGTCCGCTTCGCAATCTGGGAGCAGATCACCGGCGTCGCCGGCCCCGCCGTCACGGCCTGACCTCAGCCCGGAACCGGGCTCCACCACGCCACGACGTGCCATCAGAAACCTGCCCACCCAACAACGTGACAGCGCCCGAGCCGGCCTTCCTCCCACACGATCAGCTCGCCATCCAGCGCGGTCGCATCCGGCAGCTGCACGGCCCCGCCCACCACCTCCGGAATGACGGCGCCATCTCCGTGGCGAGCCTGGAGCGCAGCGTCACGTGGCCAGCGTCGAGAGAGACCAGCGCCCGGAACCCGTCCCACTTCGGCTCACCCGCCCACCCCGGCAGCAGCACCGGAAGGGGCACAGGAGCGGCGAGCATCGGTTCCGGCAGCGTCCACGTCACGGCCCCATACCTTTCACACAGACCGTCCTCCGCACCCCAGCGGCACGGAGCGCGCCCGACCTGGGACCGACCCTGGGCTGACTCGCCTGCCGCCTGCTGGCGTGCCGCTATGCGCGGAGACAAGTCCTGTGGGACGCCTGGCGTTTGGCGGATGTCCGCGTACTCGTCCGAGTGCACCACCGAGTACGGAGTTATGTGCACCAGTGCTCAGGCCACGTCAGTGTCCCGCTCGATGGCCTGGAGGCGGTTCTTGAGCCGGTAGCTGTTGCCGTTGATCGGGACGACCTCGCAGTGGTGCAGGAGGCGGTCGAGGATCGCGGTGGCCAGGACCTCGTCGCCGAAGACCTGGCCCCACTCGCCGAAGGTCTTGTTCGAGGTCAGGATGATCGAGCCCTTCTCGTAACGCTTCGAGATGACCTGGAAGACCAGGTTCGCCTCGGCCCGTTCCAGGGGTTGGTAGCCCACTTCGTCGACCACGAGGACGGCGGGGCGGAGGTAGCTGGTGAGCTTGCTCATCAACCGCCCCTGATCCTCGGCGGCCTTGAGGTGACGGACCATGTCGTCGAGGCTGGTGAAGTAGATCGAGTAGCCCGCCCGACAAGCTGCGACGGCCAGCGCGACAGCGATGTGTGTCTTGCCGACCCCGGGCGGCCCGAGCAGGGCGACGTTGGCCTTGTCCTCGACGAAGGAAAGGGTGGCCAGGTCTTTGACCTTGCGCGGGTCGAGCTCGGGCTGGAAGGAGAAGTCGTAGTCCTCGAGCGTCTTGTGGTGTGGCAGCTTCGACAGCCGCAGGCCGTTGCGGAAGCGGCGGTCGTCACGGACCGCGAGTTCCTCTGCCAGAACCAGGTCGATCAGATCGAGATAGCCCATCTTGGCCTCGTCCGCCCGCTGGATGTACTGGTTCAGGGCTTCGGCCAGGTGCGGCAAGCCGAGCTTGACGGCCGTGGCGCGGATGCGATTGCTGGTCAGCTCGCTCAACGGGCTTCCTTCGTCGGTGCGTTGGTGGTGAAGGGGCGGGTGCCGGTCAGCTCGTCATAAACCGACAGCGGACGGCGGCCGACCTCGACGCTTGCGGCGGCGGCCCGGTTCAGCAGAGCTTGCAGTGGCCCGTCTGGCGCCCCCAGAGTCTGGCCGCGGCGGGGCGCAGGCAGACCGTCCCCGGTGGTGACGCGGCGGCCGGCGCCGGTGGGCAGACCGTCCCAGTGGGTCTCATCCACGATGCGGGCACCTCGGCCGACTGCCCTGGGATGGGCGGCCAACAACGTCTGACCGTTCGCGTCGGCGACGGTGGAATGCAGTGTGATCTGGGACTTCGTGGCCCGGATCTCGACCAGCTGGCGAGGGCGGACCTTGCGAGCGGGAACCGAGTAGAGGTTCGCGTCGAACGCAACCAGGCAGTCCTTGCCGACATGCCGCAGATGCCGCTGTGTGACCACATACGGAGTCGTCGCCAGCGGCCGGAGAGCCGTGTGATCGCGCACGGCCCGGTGTCCGATGATCTCGCCGTGGGTGCCATGGACCTTCGCTCGCCGCAGTGGCACCCAGGAGGCGAAGGCGGCGTTCATCTCCTCGATGGAGGAGAAGGCCCGCCCGGCGAGCACGTGGTCCCGGACGATGCCGACCTGGCGCTCGACCCGGCCTTTGCCCTGGGGCCGGTAGGCGGCCAGCACGTCGATGTCGAAGTCGTAGTGCCCGGCGAAGGCGACCGCTTCCGGGTGCAGCGGAACTGCCTCGCCCGGGGCGACGTGCCGGCGCACGACTGTCTTGGTGCGGTCGTAGACGATGCTCATCGGCACTCCGCCGAAGTGCGCGAACGCCTGCCGGTGGCAGTCGAAGAACGTCGCCAGGTCCTGGCTGGTGGTGAAACAGCAGAACGGATCGCGCGAGTACGACAACGTCATGTGGAACGAGTAGACCTTCGGGATGCCGACATGGGCGAGGATCTTTCCTTCGTCGCCCCAGTCCACCTGGGCCTGAGCACCCGGAACGACCTCGAACCGCCGGTGCAGACCCGCCAGCTCGCCGGGACTGATGCCCAGTTCCTCCGCGATCCGTGGCCGGGCTTCTTGCACGTAAAGCTTCACCCGTTGGTAGTTGATGGTGACCGCGTAGTCCTGGATCAGACGTTCATGGATCACCGACGCCTTGAGCAGGACCTCGGACCTGAGCATCGAGTCGATCAGCGGCGCGACCTCGTCCACCACCCGGCGATGCCGGCGACCGGCTGTTTCCCGCTTCGGCGGCGCGGCCGACGCCGGATTCTTCAGGTACTTGCTGACCGTCCGGCGGTTCAGCCCCGTCTCCTTAGCGATCTCCCGCAGGCTCATCGCACCGGACTCATACAGCGGACGAAACCGCCTCAACTCCAGCCACCGATGTGGATCCAGGACCACCGTCAGTCGCCTCCCTGCCGCCCCGAACCGACAGCAGCAGACTCACGGTCTCCACCCCACCCCCGCACCACAAACGGCGCACATTCCTCCGTACGAGGTGGTGCACGTGCACTTGTACGCCGACAGCGGACGGCCGGACCGGAAAAGATGTGGGGCGATCGCACGGCTCGCGCCGCTGTGGCGCATGCCACGGCAGGGGGGCATCTGGATGGCGGACGTGGCCCTGAACCTGGCGATCGGCTTGGTCCCCAGTCTGATCAGCGGCGGAGCCGTCTGGGTCTGGCAGCGTCATGGCAGGAGGCGTCGCCTCCGGGAGAAGACGCGTTTCTTCGGCTTGCGTCCCGGGGACACCTGCATCGTCGTGCTGAACAACAAGTGGAACGCGCCCGGCAGTACACAGCACCATGACGTGCCGGCGATGCTAGAAGCCGCGCTCCTGGCCCGCGAGATGGGCTGTGCCGTCTCCATGCGGTCGAGCGACGAGTTCCGGGGCAGCAACGGCTCCTGCGCCGAGTTCTGCCTAGGCGGACCGGAGGGCGTCTCCAACGTGCGCACGCGGGGGCACCTGCGGCACAACCTGCCCGGGGTGACCGTGCACCCCTTCGACTCGCCGACCGCGCCGATGGCCATCGAGGTCGGGGGAGAGGTGTACCGCTGGGACCGCGGCGAGTTGAGTACGCGCTCGTCGCGAAGTTCGTCCCACCCGGCGCGGAGCGTCCCGTCATCCTGATCAGCGGGCAGACCTCGATCGCCAACCACGCGGCCCTGCACTTTCTGAGCCACTCCCACCGACGACTCGCCGCCGAGCTGCGGACGACCGAGCGGTTCTGCCTCGTCGTCAGGGCGGAGTCCATCAGCACCTACGGCTTCCACGGCGGTGTCCTGGCCCGGGACGTATCGCCAGCCGCCTTCGCCGCACAGGGGTGACCCAGCACGCCGGCGCGCGACGACGAGGGCCACGTCCCCGCTCCTGAGGAGGCGCCGTTGGCGCTTGCCGCTCGACGAGGTGGCCTTCCAGCCAGCGCTTTCCTTCGCCCTTCGAGGCCGCTGTGACGGCTTTGTGGCCGCAGGAGTGGCTTCCGTCATAGCCCGGGCCACGGTGCCGTGTTGGGGTGGCCGGATGCGTACCGCCCTGACCGCTCTGCGCGGCTGTCTGCCGCCGCTCCTGGTTCACCTCCTGATAGGTGTCCCCGCGGCCCTCGCCGTCCTGTGCCTGCGCTGGTACATCGCCTACGGCCACTGCGAGTACGACGACCTGGGCCGCCGTGACCTGGACGGATGCACGTACGACCAGATCGAGAACAGCGGCTTCGCCTTGATCGCGCTGATCCTGATCAGCGGCCTCGTCCTCCTCCTGCTCCTTGTCTTCGACGTCCTCCGCCCCCTGAACGCTGGCCGCCCCCTCAGACCACGCTTGCTGACCCTGCCGGCGGTCCTGATCCCGTACGCGGCGTACGTGATGAACGGGGGCGGGTGAGCAGTCACCGATGCCGACACACTGATGCCGACACCGGTGTCGCGTCGCCGACGTCATCGGGCCCGATGAGAGCAACCTGTACCAGGACCGCCGCCACTACGTGCGGGACAGCTCCGACACGGCCACCTTGCGCAATGACCGCGGCCGCTTCGTCGATGATGAGTCGTGGGGCGACAACCACGACCGCGGCCACCACCACGGCCACCGCTGACCGGCTGGCACCTCAGCCGTTGATCATCGCACGGCGGCCTCACCGGTCGGTATGACGCCACGACGGCGCGCTGCCCTTTCTGGGCGGTGCGCCGTCCGGGCTCGGTGCAGGCGGTCCCGCCGCGGCTCATGCGCTGAAGCCGACATCGCCAGGGCAGAGGTCGGGGCCGGCGCGGGGCGTTGCGTGGGCGGCACCTCTTTGATGTGGCAGGCAGTCAGTCGGTCATGACGGGGCTTGGAGTGGGGTGAGGGCGGAGGGTGTCAGGGTGTGGTGGCGCAGTGCCTCGGTGATCGCGGTGGGCGGTCGGGGGCGTGTGCGGACTGCTGGTTGGATGTGTTGTGCTGCTTGGCGTGTTTGTGCAGGAGTCGGGCGCGGCCGTCTTCGACGGTCCGGTCCTCGGTGACGACTTTGCTGAAGGTTTTCATGACGGCGTCTGCGCCGACGGGGTCGGGTTCGTGGTGTGGGGGTGCCGGCAGGAGTGCTGATCCGTGGGCTGCTTCGCGGTGGGCGTGGGCCAGGGGCATGGTGAAGTGGTCGACGTCGCCGCCGAGGACGCGGACGAAGGTGGTAAGGACGTCGCGGTGTGGCAGGACGGTGGTCTCCAGGATGGAGGCGACGGCGCTTGCGCTCAGGAGCCAGCGGCTGGCGACGGCGATGTCGCTGGGTGCGGGGCGTCCGGCGCGCAGGTGCAGTGTGTGGATGGCGGCGCGGAGTTGTTCGGTGGCGGGCATGGGCGGGGCATCGGGGTCGGGGGTGTCGGGCTCGCGGTATTTCTGGCTGAGCTTTTCGGTTTCCCATACGGTGCGCAGGACGTCGGGGTCGGCGCCGCAGGCCTGGGCGAACTTGCGTGTCATCTCCCAGGTGGGTACGCGTTCGCCGGACAGGATCCGTGAGAGGTAGGAGGCGGAGCATCCGATGCGGGAGCTGACCTCCTTGTTGGTGAGCTGGGCGGAGCGGATGAGCATGGACAGGATGGGGGAGAGGCGGTTGTAGGCCGCCCCGGAGGATTCGATGGGGGCGCCCTGCTCGGGGCCGTCGCTGCGTTCGGTGCCGGTGTCGCAGATGTCTGCTGCGGTGTCGTTGTCGGCCGGGGGCTCCGCGGCGTCGGTGCTGCGTGGGCTGGTGCTGCTGTAGAGGCCGGGGAGTGTGGTGAGCGCCGTTTCGGAGCGGTTGAAGCGGGTGAGGCGGCGCAGGATGTAGCGCTCGGTGTAGCGGTGGCGGGCGGTGTCCTCGCTGATGCGCAGGATCGAGCTGATGGTGGCCCAGGTGATGCGTCGGTAGCGGGCGCGTCCGACGATTCCCGCGATGAGGCCGTCGAGTTGTTCCTGCAGCTGGGCGATCCGCTGCAGGGGTTCCTCTCCGTCCGAGGATGCAAGCAGCCGGGCGAGGTCGCGGGCGCCGTCTTGGATGTCTTTGGCGATTTCGGCGCAGAGGTCGTCGCCGGCAGAGGGTCCGTGTGGGGCCGTATCCGCGCGGGGTCCGGGGTGGTCAGGGCCTGTGTGGGGGGTGAGGCGTCCGGCGGGGCTGTGATGCTCTCGTGCAGGCGACGGCGGTGGGCGGCCTGACGGCAGGCGTCGCCGCAGTACTTGCGGGGCCGGCCCTCGGCGCGGCACCTGGAACCCGACAGCTACCCGCGCGAACGGGAGCGGCCGGACGGCTACCCCGACTCGACCGCACAGTGCCGCTGCTCACCACCACCGTGCGCCTGCTCGCCGCGCACGGCCGACACGAGCCCGTCTGGTGGCGCTACGAACACAACGCCTGGCAGACCCCCGCCGACGCGCTCGACAACCCCGACGACTACCGCGTCCGCGCTGGTACTGCAACGCTGCTTGTTCTGATTGCCGGGCACTTTCAGCGGCTGTGTCCGCGTCGTTTGTAGTGGCTGATGTCGGCTTGGTGTTGGCGTCGTCGTCGCCAGTGTGACCAGTGCAGGATGTGGTCGATCGGAGTGGGGCGGCGGTGACTTCAAGGGCCCGCTGGCCGTCACCCCCGGTCTTCGTGCAGGACAACAAGCGCGTCGCCGCACTCATCGCGGTGATCTGCCTCGCCCTGCTGATGTTCTGCCTGATCGAACGCCAGGTCCGCCAGGCCCTGGGAGGCGAACAGAAGATGCACGGGCTGTATCCGGGCAACCAGAAGGTGCGGCCCACCGGCCGGATGATCCTCTACCACCTGTCCGACCTGCGGCTACGGGTCGGCAGCGCCGCCGACCCGCCCGTCATCGCCATCACCCGGGGCATCCAACTCCACCTGCTCGACCTCGTTGGCCTGGAACCGACACGTCCCCGCTGGCCGGAGACCTGAACGAACTGCCAGCGAAGCAGTGAGCTGATTTCGCCCTCAGCCACCAGTGTAGGACGGCGCGGCTGGGACGATGCCTCGGTGAACTACTTCTCGTATTTCAGCATCGGTCCTGGTCATGACCGGCAGCATCCCCCGGAGCCCAGGCGAGCCGAGCCCGGCCAGTGGCCGAAGTTGGAGGCTGCTCTCGCTGTGGTCAATCGCGACCTGATGGCGACCCTGCCGGGTCAGGACGCGCTGATACTGATGGATGTCCCGTCTTGGCAGCCTTTGCCCTCGAACGGGATCGACAGGCAGGTCTACGTGGCGATGCCGGACGGCCGTTGGCACGGTAATCCGGTGAATGCGTGTGATCTGGAGGAGGGCGACCCGCCAGAGCCGGACGATGCGACGACGGTCCTGACCCTGGTCGCGGATGCGGCGCAGGAGACCATCATGGAGCTGCTCTGGCAGGTCTGGCCGCTCTGCTGGGAACACAAGATCGGAATGCACCCTCGTCCCGCAGGCACCGCTGATGACTGGTACCAGGGCGAATCGCACGCGGCCTGTTCCCCGGTGTGGTGGTGCCGTGGCAGCCGGGACGGCAAGTGCCACGACGTCTCCCCGGTGGGCGAGTTGGCCGCCACCCTGCCAGGAAAGCAGCGTCGCGCACTGCGGCGCAGCGAGCGTAAACGAGACAGCCGCCGATAGCCGCGGCGCCAGACCACTGCGCGATGCCGCCAGAATCCGCCATCCGCTGCCACCCGCGAAGTACGGACGGCCCGGAGATCCAGGTCAACGGGCGTGTCGGATCGAGCAGTTCGAGGGCCTGCGGCACCGACGACACGACCTGTTCCGGTACGCGTACGACGCAGATGTGGTGGTCGGGCACGAGGGTGATGCGGCGGCGGCCCTGGTCGGGGGAGCCGCCGAGGACGATCGTGCCCGTCTCGGCGATGGCCAGGGCGCAGGCGGTGACGACGCTGTCGACCTGGTCCAGCTCGTGCGCGGTGCACTCGCCCCGGTCCGGCACCCGGGGCAGATCCGTTGCCGACAGCCAGTCCTCGCGCAGCCCCGGCGGAACCAGCACCGTCTTCGCACCGTGCTCGCGCAACAGCCCGGAGAGGACCCCGGCCAGCCCGTCCGCGTCCGTACGATGCACGATTGCCCGGTAGTCCGCCAGGTTCTCCGCCAGCAACTCCACCGTCTCGTCGGCGCTCAGCCCGCCGTGCTCCCGGAGATACCCCCGCTCGACCGCGCGCTCGTACGGGGTGTCGTCCCGGGGCACGTCGGCCAGCGCCCGCCGCACCCGGCCCAGGATCAGATCCCTGCTGCTCATTGCCCATGTCCTTTCCGCCGTTCGTACGCTGCCACCAGTCCCGGAACGGCTCGGCCGGCAGCGCGGGAAGGTCGCTGCTGTCGCTCCACGCCTTGCCGGGGCCGGGCAGCGTACGGGGATGGAGGCGGCGGGTGCGGGAGGCGAGCCGCTGCCCGGCGCGCAGCGCGCCGGGCCGGCTCAGCGCCCAGCGTGCCGCACGCATCGCGGCACGCTCGGCGGCGTGCCCCTTCGCGGGCTTGAGCACGACCTTGCTGCCCTTTTCCGTCACCGGGCCGCCCTGCACGACCCGTTCCCGCAGGTGCACCAGCACCTCCGGGATGTCGATGGCCACCGGGCACACCTCGTAGCAGGCGCCGCACAGCGACGAGGCGTACGGCAGGGAGGCGTCGATCTCGCTACCGGGGTCGCCAACCGACTGCCTCGCCGGCCGTCGGCCCGCCTGCTCACTCCGGTGGGCCGGTGGCCGGATCGTGGTGGCGCGCGATCAGGGCCCGGTCTTCCGCCGATATGAGGGCGTGCACCAAGGGGCGGTGGGATGCCAGCGCATGGGACAGTGCATCGAAGACGGTCACCGGCAATGGTTGTGCCCTCTCGCTGTCACCGAACATGAGCTGGATGAGCTGTGCCAGAAACTGCAGGACGTCGTCGTGTGCGTCGCCGGGGACTCGTCCCCTGTCCTGGCTGAAGGCCGTGAGAAGGGCGTGCACGGCCGACACCAGGTGGGGGTGGCGCATGTCCATCAGCAGCCGCGTTCCCTGGAGCGCCCGGTCGTAGAGATCACCGAGTTCCCTGTCGCTCATGGTCGTGCGATCGGCCAGCAGCAGTTCGAGCAGGTCGTGGGCGAGCCATGAGGCCGGAGCACCGTCGACCGGACTGAACATGGTCACGGCCTGGCCGAGCCACCGGAATACCGGGTCCAGGGCATGCCGCATCACCGAGTCATTGGTTCCGCCGGACACGGCCGTTTTGTGCCACAGCTCGTCCCAGTACGACCGTGACCAGCCTGGGCCTCCACTGCCTCGCGGGTAGCGGAAGTGCCAGTTCATGTCGAGGGGCTGTGGTGGGGTGCCTGGCTCGGACCGAGATATCTCCAGGGCCCGGCCCTCGCCGTCCCACGTGTGATGCACGTCGAGGGACAGAGCGAAGTCCGTCCATTGGCTCTCGTTCATCGCCGAGCGCCACAGCAGGCAGTGCCGGTGCCTGAGCTGCCCCGAGTTTCGTAGAGTCCGGTGATCTTGTTTCAGGCGGACTGCGGGGTGGCTTCCTGTTGTCGCCAGAAGTCGCGTTCGTACTCGGCGGGCGGTACGTAGTCGAGTGCGGAGTGGAGGCGTTCTTCGTTGTACCAGGTGACCCACTGGAAGATCGCCCGCTCGACCTGGTCGACGTCCCTCCACGGCCCTTGCATCTCGATCAGCTCGGCCTTGAAGGTGCCGTTCAGCGCCTCGGCCATCGCGTTGACGCTCCTATAGTTGTCAACTCGCCGCGGAGGCCCTCCGTGGGGCCGGTCGAAGCAGGTGGTAGACCTCGCGGATCACGTAGCGCTTGAGGCATCTGATGATCTCGCGTTTCGTCTTGCCCTCAGCGGTGCGGCGGGCGACGTAGTCGATCGTGGGCTGGTGGAACCGCATTCGGACGATGACGGTTCGGTAGATCGCGGCGTTCAGCTGGCGGTGGCCACCGTGGTTGATGCGATGTCTGCCGCCGGTCATGCCGGAGCCGGTGGGCACGGGAGCGATGCCCGCGAGCTTGGCGAGGGCGGCCTCAGACTTGATCCGCTCGGGGTTGTCGCCGGTCACGGCGAGGATCTCCGCGGCTGTGTCCCCGCCGATACCGAAGGGCTCGAGCAGTTGCGGGGCGACCCGCTGGACCAGGCCGCCGATCATCTTCGTCAGTTCCTTGGCCTCGGCGTCCAGGTACTGCCACCGCTTGGCGAGCGTCCGCAGGGTGTGCCGAAGGGCGTCCTCGGGTCCTTCCAGACGGCGAGGACGCAGAGCTGCCAGCTGCCGCGCCAGGCTGATCTGTGTCGTGCCGGCAGTCTCCCGGCGCAGGGCGTCCGAGGCATGGACGAGTATGGCCTTGATGGTGACCATCGCCGCCG from Streptomyces sp. ALI-76-A includes:
- a CDS encoding helix-turn-helix transcriptional regulator — protein: MPRRGPAPQVLRRRLPSGRPPPSPAREHHSPAGRLTPHTGPDHPGPRADTAPHGPSAGDDLCAEIAKDIQDGARDLARLLASSDGEEPLQRIAQLQEQLDGLIAGIVGRARYRRITWATISSILRISEDTARHRYTERYILRRLTRFNRSETALTTLPGLYSSTSPRSTDAAEPPADNDTAADICDTGTERSDGPEQGAPIESSGAAYNRLSPILSMLIRSAQLTNKEVSSRIGCSASYLSRILSGERVPTWEMTRKFAQACGADPDVLRTVWETEKLSQKYREPDTPDPDAPPMPATEQLRAAIHTLHLRAGRPAPSDIAVASRWLLSASAVASILETTVLPHRDVLTTFVRVLGGDVDHFTMPLAHAHREAAHGSALLPAPPHHEPDPVGADAVMKTFSKVVTEDRTVEDGRARLLHKHAKQHNTSNQQSAHAPDRPPRSPRHCATTP
- a CDS encoding TetR/AcrR family transcriptional regulator — protein: MPKRANPDIRREQVADAVIEEIAAHGIRSVTLARISARTGLAIGSIRHYFGDTVREVMRFTLDVLLQRAARRAATMSDDPVARIVDVIAFAAPTTEQERRENIALVEYRVLARTDAELAADVAATSLAGAEVFLSLLRDALADRSVDEEALHREALLLFALVEGFSFSSALFSAPLREADVRAIVTAALQRLRDAFPPSSEAVEGAAGTPEATEESRSHR
- a CDS encoding IS110 family transposase; protein product: MQTSEQPRSGHVVIGVDTHKHVHVAAVMDTIGGILATLTIPTDTGGFQQLADWAGSFGNVLAFGIEGTGSYGATLTSFLRRAGHKVVEAGRPDRRLRRMNGKSHTLDAENAARAVLAGFATATPKTADGEAEMIRQLKIAHDQAVEQRAAAMVTIKAILVHASDALRRETAGTTQISLARQLAALRPRRLEGPEDALRHTLRTLAKRWQYLDAEAKELTKMIGGLVQRVAPQLLEPFGIGGDTAAEILAVTGDNPERIKSEAALAKLAGIAPVPTGSGMTGGRHRINHGGHRQLNAAIYRTVIVRMRFHQPTIDYVARRTAEGKTKREIIRCLKRYVIREVYHLLRPAPRRASAAS
- the istB gene encoding IS21-like element helper ATPase IstB is translated as MSELTSNRIRATAVKLGLPHLAEALNQYIQRADEAKMGYLDLIDLVLAEELAVRDDRRFRNGLRLSKLPHHKTLEDYDFSFQPELDPRKVKDLATLSFVEDKANVALLGPPGVGKTHIAVALAVAACRAGYSIYFTSLDDMVRHLKAAEDQGRLMSKLTSYLRPAVLVVDEVGYQPLERAEANLVFQVISKRYEKGSIILTSNKTFGEWGQVFGDEVLATAILDRLLHHCEVVPINGNSYRLKNRLQAIERDTDVA
- the istA gene encoding IS21 family transposase, with protein sequence MVLDPHRWLELRRFRPLYESGAMSLREIAKETGLNRRTVSKYLKNPASAAPPKRETAGRRHRRVVDEVAPLIDSMLRSEVLLKASVIHERLIQDYAVTINYQRVKLYVQEARPRIAEELGISPGELAGLHRRFEVVPGAQAQVDWGDEGKILAHVGIPKVYSFHMTLSYSRDPFCCFTTSQDLATFFDCHRQAFAHFGGVPMSIVYDRTKTVVRRHVAPGEAVPLHPEAVAFAGHYDFDIDVLAAYRPQGKGRVERQVGIVRDHVLAGRAFSSIEEMNAAFASWVPLRRAKVHGTHGEIIGHRAVRDHTALRPLATTPYVVTQRHLRHVGKDCLVAFDANLYSVPARKVRPRQLVEIRATKSQITLHSTVADANGQTLLAAHPRAVGRGARIVDETHWDGLPTGAGRRVTTGDGLPAPRRGQTLGAPDGPLQALLNRAAAASVEVGRRPLSVYDELTGTRPFTTNAPTKEAR
- a CDS encoding integrase core domain-containing protein, whose translation is MAEALNGTFKAELIEMQGPWRDVDQVERAIFQWVTWYNEERLHSALDYVPPAEYERDFWRQQEATPQSA